The Cydia splendana chromosome Z, ilCydSple1.2, whole genome shotgun sequence genome window below encodes:
- the LOC134804561 gene encoding E3 SUMO-protein ligase RanBP2-like → MGPTSIPNVHCDQQFLEPNDKLKSSLSKRDTAAINDLIDFARSVLEENRTVGNQIISTINSNMQNTIDQFALLKISVDQVKDQINECRKECKEVTELKNQITELKKDISKIKKVSEQTINENQLFNLDEGYATNETASTFAAQLPFTAQQVMPPFNQRLIPPFTVPPNPFQLYGQNLFNLYSQFSQPSSVPGAPPIFDAARPQVNYPGVFTNPDQMYLDVAHLAQQTAVPVIPVQASVTATVAASTIPVPHSTAPVTSIMTQNVIPKDSPRSLPANVAITSSDPLPTSTTTPVPVLSVIVPPKHIKGIPHNYQIQMPATEPTTAFGFPSLGNKISPNTESSNWTQNTVFKDSTPTTNSHSTASISFSPKLGNTSLNEEVSIGAANDSHNKSRTLSEKSNTSIDNYDPCPDFKPIIPLPAEVKVTTGEEDETVIFSARAKLYRFIDNQWKERGLGDIKLLKHKTTGKVRVLMRREQIHKICANHAITSYMEIKPMKNETKAYFWVANDFADETLVLEKFCVRFKTADIARRFYETFEKARSEATTTEALSAGSETPVNLTASKSDKTGTKTDGAKTIDFKSTAANNSQPAKTVFGGFTFSSTPAFKTIEDTKPSGKNVEITPTNKVNVFSGLNFKTGPASSPFSNLFSSSSAQTNSSNTSVQNVEVTDKLNTSDTVEEYEPTGEFTPVVPLPALVDTKTGEEDEIVLFEHRAKLLRFVAKEWKERGLGNIKILVNKDNPQKLRLLMRREQVMKVCCNHAVTKAMTFQKMPNVDKAVTWCAQDFSEGELTPETFCLRFKTVQACNDFIEVVKTAQSKLRDDSKAAKEELNAAKQNYQTGIAIVNKPANSNWGDKFKPKQGSWECKECLVRNEASVEICAACNSPKNPGSATANTKTTEIKAPNNEVKFKFGIPQQSNPIQVSEQKVSNAQVKSSWGDKFKPAAGTWECKQCFVRNEGGADTCCACNSPKDPNAASKPIAASTMFSTHKFNFGIPPTSNSNEQKANTTSIFDGTGAHKFNFGIPANLQVKSTDNLPKNDTSSASNVLTVGTYKTSDAVQTPTLTPKEKPALLLTPQKPNETATFDFVFKPKTQIKAKSPAKSPKKDNGEESDGNEYASEDEGHHIHITPIIPLPDKVKVVTGEEDEDELFAHRAKLLIFVSGEWKERGLGIVKILKHKHTSKLRVVMRREQVFKICLNHALTPDITYNLKDEKNWIFAANDFSEGELTVQRFCLKFKTKEIAMQFKDAVDKARLGNSNEIQQNLNISVKSDNDNDDVEFITETQSNSEEKKKALELMLPENFFLYKNKDPCRGCRGCDDSKDSTPQAPKSNIILSAFTAPTTFSSPLKIPTENNTVFTPDKVNASKTANSVEQPVFSQSTNSSNEIIQKPKFVSADNSSSIFRPPMLNSSTLPGSLTSTTSGTESDPKSIFATANSNLTSNNSTLFGFKPNNNGNIEVKSVFGGAGNVKVNDGHKPDGKSIFGFSSGMTNQKPFNLFNQNDGNIFVRANDAVKSDQTSAFASVDAPNYFGNGKSTWSFDPKTDSKESEDSKSELIKLLNTPKEDKNTTNPAPKILGTDSLLSFGALQSQPELKFQKNPDFKWEGAGQQLFVQAPKTKSTRDADNEVDTGNGAEEEYDPHYEPIVPLPDKITVTTGEEDEEKLFGMRCKLFRYNDATREWKERGVGELKILYHPVKNTYRLLFRREQVHKAVLNMLIFMDLELLPMSKSDRAWTWAGRNYAENPAGEQETLAVRFKNLDMATEFFDKVKECVRKIQAAAAQAVREEKEVEEKPKGMALLRLPKHLQDSARADNALAMKTDSHTVDATEQRKTESAEREVTKRVLFHDVEQHQEANDEEAEDYEHEQVYYQGDDYDNYYNEDEESGTYFSCDCEAEVAQGSAVTSCAQAHVQVLFDHATYAPKIQLTNMATGELLADMLIHDETDFQVSDATCSWTGTDYTSNDPLDTTVTLAFPDSETAMQFYESCESSKEHNSAEDADTEA, encoded by the exons ATGGGCCCTACATCAATTCCCAATGTTCATTGTGATCAACAGTTTCTAGAACCAAATGATAAACTGAAATCCAGTTTGTCAAAACGAGACACTGCAGCCATCAATGACTTAATTGACTTCGCACGGAGTGTTCTTGAAGAAAATCGAACTGTAGGAAATCAAATTATAAGCACAATAAATTCAAATATGCAAAACACCATCGATCAATTTGCTTTGCTGAAAATTTCTGTTGATCAAGTGAAAGATCAAATTAATGAGTGCAGAAAGGAGTGTAAAGAAGTTACTGAGTTGAAAAACCAAATAACGGAGCTAAAGAAGGACATAAGTAAAATTAAGAAAGTTTCTGAACAGACAATCAATGAAAACCAATTGTTTAATCTCGATGAGGGATACGCTACAAATGAAACCGCGTCCACTTTTGCAGCACAGTTGCCCTTCACTGCTCAGCAAGTTATGCCTCCATTTAATCAGCGCTTAATACCGCCATTCACTGTGCCACCAAATCCCTTCCAATTGTATGGTCagaatttattcaatttatattCGCAATTTTCTCAACCGTCATCAGTGCCTGGAGCACCTCCAATATTTGATGCAGCCAGACCGCAAGTTAACTATCCAGGCGTTTTCACAAACCCCGACCAAATGTATTTAGATGTAGCGCATCTTGCTCAACAGACAGCAGTACCAGTCATTCCTGTACAGGCTTCAGTGACAGCCACAGTTGCAGCTTCCACTATACCAGTACCTCATTCAACGGCCCCAGTCACATCAATTATGACGCAAAATGTCATACCCAAGGATAGTCCACGTTCGTTACCAGCTAATGTTGCAATAACATCTTCAGATCCATTGCCGACGTCCACAACTACTCCAGTGCCAGTACTTAGTGTAATAGTGCCACCAAAGCACATCAAAGGTATTCCTCATAATTATCAAATACAAATGCCTGCAACAGAACCTACTACAGCTTTTGGCTTTCCATCACTTGGAAATAAAATAAGTCCCAACACGGAATCTTCAAATTGGACTCAAAACACGGTATTCAAAGATTCCACCCCAACCACCAACTCTCATTCTACGGCTTCTATATCTTTTTCGCCAAAACTCGGCAACACTAGCTTAAATGAAGAAGTTTCGATTGGTGCAGCCAATGACAGTCATAACAAATCTAGAACATTATCTGAAAAAAGTAACACGTCGATCGATAATTACGATCCGTGTCCGGATTTCAAGCCTATCATACCTCTACCAGCAGAAGTAAAAGTTACAACTGGAGAAGAAGACGAAACTGTTATATTTTCGGCTAGGGCAAAACTATATCGGTTCATCGACAATCAGTGGAAAGAAAGAGGACTTGGCGACATTAAATTACTTAAACATAAAACCACTGGAAAGGTTCGAGTGCTCATGAGGAGAGAACAAATTCATAAGATTTGCGCTAATCATGCTATAACATCCTACATGGAAATCAAACCTATGAAGAATGAAACAAAAGCGTACTTTTGGGTAGCAAATGATTTTGCGGATGAAACCCTTGTGCTAGAAAAGTTCTGTGTCAGATTCAAAACAGCTGACATAGCGCGACGATTTTACGAAACCTTCGAAAAAGCTAGATCAGAGGCTACTACGACAGAGGCATTGAGTGCAGGATCAGAAACTCCGGTAAACCTAACTGCAAGCAAATCTGATAAAACAGGTACAAAAACTGATGGTGCTAAAACAATAGATTTCAAATCAACTGCAGCCAATAATTCACAACCTGCTAAGACAGTGTTCGGTGGTTTCACTTTCAGTAGTACACCGGcatttaaaacaattgaagatACAAAGCCCTCCGGAAAAAATGTAGAAATTACGCCAACAAACAAAGTTAATGTGTTTAGTGGCTTGAATTTCAAAACTGGACCTGCTTCTTCACCATTTAGCAATTTGTTCAGTTCTTCCAGTGCGCAAACTAACAGTTCTAATACATCAGTGCAAAATGTTGAGGTAACGGATAAATTGAATACTTCGGATACAGTAGAAGAATACGAGCCGACAGGTGAGTTCACACCTGTTGTGCCGTTGCCAGCATTAGTAGACACAAAGACTGGCGAAGAAGATGAAATTGTTCTATTTGAACACAGAGCCAAGTTGTTACGCTTCGTTGCTAAAGAATGGAAGGAACGCGGTCTCGGTAATATAAAAATCCTCGTAAATAAGGACAACCCGCAAAAATTGCGCCTTTTGATGAGAAGAGAGCAAGTAATGAAAGTTTGCTGCAACCATGCTGTTACAAAAGCAATGACATTCCAGAAAATGCCCAATGTTGACAAAGCAGTCACATGGTGTGCTCAAGACTTTTCCGAGGGTGAGCTCACACCTGAAACCTTTtgtctccgttttaaaacagtACAAGCTTGCAATGATTTTATTGAAGTCGTAAAAACTGCTCAATCTAAATTAAGAGACGACTCCAAGGCAGCTAAAGAAGAACTTAATGCGGCCAAACAAAATTACCAAACTGGAATTGCTATTGTAAACAAACCAGCAAATTCTAATTGGGGCGATAAATTCAAACCCAAGCAAGGTTCTTGGGAATGTAAGGAATGTTTAGTTCGGAATGAAGCCAGTGTCGAAATCTGTGCCGCGTGTAACAGCCCGAAGAATCCTGGCAGTGCTACAGCAAACACAAAGACGACAGAGATCAAAGCACCTAACAACgaagttaaatttaaatttggtattcCCCAACAATCCAATCCAATTCAGGTCTCAGAACAAAAAGTATCTAATGCACAAGTTAAATCATCATGGGGAGACAAGTTTAAACCTGCAGCTGGAACATGGGAATGCAAACAATGTTTTGTTAGAAATGAAGGTGGAGCTGATACCTGCTGTGCATGCAATAGCCCGAAAGACCCCAATGCAGCGAGTAAACCCATCGCCGCCAGCACTATGTTCTCAACTCACAAATTTAACTTTGGCATTCCACCAACAAGCAATAGCAATGAACAGAAGGCAAATACTACTTCTATTTTCGACGGTACTGGTGCTCATAAATTCAATTTTGGCATCCCCGCAAACCTTCAAGTGAAATCCACTGATAATTTACCTAAGAATGACACAAGTTCTGCAAGTAATGTGTTAACAGTAGGGACATACAAAACTAGTGATGCCGTTCAGACACCAACATTAACACCAAAAGAAAAACCAGCCTTATTGCTAACACCCCAAAAACCAAATGAAACAGCAACTTTCGACTTTGTGTTTAAGCCAAAAACTCAAATTAAAGCTAAGAGCCCTGCTAAGTCACCTAAAAAAGACAACGGAGAAGAGAGCGACGGCAACGAGTATGCCTCCGAAGATGAAGGACACCACATACATATAACTCCTATCATACCTTTGCCTGATAAG GTGAAAGTTGTAACAGGTGAAGAAGATGAAGATGAGCTTTTTGCACACAGAGCAAAACTGTTGATATTTGTTTCTGGTGAATGGAAAGAAAGAGGACTTGGTATAGTTAAAATCCTAAAGCACAAACATACATCCAAATTGAG GGTCGTTATGAGGCGTGAGCAAGTCTTCAAGATATGTTTAAATCATGCACTGACTCCAGATATAACTTACAACCTTAAAGACGAAAAAAATTGGATATTTGCTGCTAATGATTTCAGCGAAGGAGAATTAACTGTACAACGTTTTTGCCTGAAGTTCAAAACGAAAGAAATTGCCATGCAGTTTAAAGACGCTGTGGACAAAGCAAGACTCGGGAATAGTAATGAAATACAACAAAATCTAAATATTTCTGTTAAAAGTGATAATGACAATGATGATGTGGAATTTATTACTGAAACACAGTCGAACTCGGAGGAAAAGAAAAAAGCATTGGAACTAATGTTACCAGAGAATTTCttcttatataaaaataaggaCCCTTGTCGTGGTTGCCGTGGTTGCGACGACAGCAAAGATTCGACACCCCAAGCCCCGAAGAGTAACATTATCCTAAGTGCTTTTACTGCTCCGACAACGTTCTCTAGTCCCCTTAAGATACCCACGGAAAATAATACTGTCTTTACTCCAGATAAAGTAAATGCATCTAAAACTGCTAACTCTGTTGAACAGCCTGTTTTTTCACAATCAACCAATTCTAGTAATGAAATTATTCAGAAACCGAAATTCGTTTCTGCAGACAACTCCAGTTCAATATTCAGACCACCAATGCTCAACTCTTCTACTCTCCCTGGGTCGCTAACTAGCACTACTAGTGGAACGGAATCGGATCCTAAATCAATATTTGCTACTGCAAATTCAAACTTGACGTCAAACAATTCAACATTGTTCGGGTTTAAACCAAATAATAACGGCAATATTGAAGTGAAGTCAGTATTTGGGGGAGCCGGTAATGTCAAAGTAAATGACGGCCATAAGCCAGATGGAAAATCAATATTTGGGTTTTCGAGTGGTATGACGAATCAAAAaccttttaatttgtttaatcaaaATGACGGCAACATATTTGTCAGGGCAAACGACGCGGTTAAATCTGATCAAACATCAGCATTCGCCTCGGTAGATGCACCTAATTATTTTGGAAACGGCAAGAGTACTTGGAGCTTTGATCCTAAAACTGACTCTAAAGAGTCAGAAGACAGTAAGAGTGAGCTTATCAAACTATTAAATACACCAAAAGAAGACAAAAACACAACTAATCCTGCCCCGAAAATATTAGGCACAGATAGTTTATTGTCTTTTGGTGCTTTACAAAGCCAACCTGAACTAAAGTTCCAAA AAAACCCTGATTTCAAATGGGAAGGTGCTGGTCAGCAGTTGTTCGTACAGGCGCCGAAAACAAAGAGTACCCGCGATGCAGATAACGAGGTGGATACCGGCAACGGCGCGGAGGAAGAGTACGACCCGCATTACGAGCCCATTGTCCCCCTGCCCGACAAAATAACTGTGACCACGGGCGAGGAGGACGAG GAAAAGTTATTTGGAATGCGTTGTAAGCTGTTCAGATATAATGACGCCACCCGCGAATGGAAGGAACGAGGCGTTGGAGAGCTAAAAATATTGTATCACCCTGTGAAAAatacttaccggctgctttttAGACGTGAACAG GTACACAAGGCTGTGCTGAACATGCTTATCTTCATGGACCTGGAGTTGCTGCCGATGAGCAAGAGCGATCGCGCGTGGACGTGGGCCGGGCGCAACTACGCGGAGAACCCCGCCGGGGAACAGGAGACGCTTGCGGTGCGGTTTAAGAATCTGGATATGGCCACTGAATTCTTCGATAAAGTCAAGGAATGCGTACGG aaaatacaAGCTGCAGCAGCGCAGGCCGTAAGAGAAGAAAAGGAGGTGGAAGAGAAGCCGAAAGGCATGGCTTTATTGAGGTTACCTAAACATCTACAAGACAGCGCACGCGCTGATAATGCTTTGGCAATGAAAACTGACAGTCATACTGTTGATGCGACTGAACAGCGTAAAACGGAGTCCGCTGAACGAGAAGTGACGAAACGTGTTCTCTTCCACGATGTGGAGCAACATCAAGAGGCGAACGACGAAGAAGCGGAAGATTACGAACACGAGCAAGTTTATTACCAAGGCGATGACTACGATAACTACTATAATGAG GATGAGGAATCCGGCACGTACTTCTCATGCGACTGCGAGGCGGAGGTGGCGCAGGGCAGCGCGGTGACGTCGTGTGCGCAGGCGCACGTGCAGGTGCTGTTCGACCACGCCACGTACGCGCCCAAGATCCAGCTCACCAACATGGCCACGGGCGAGCTGCTGGCCGATATGCTCATACATGACGAGACTGACTTTCAG GTGTCGGACGCCACGTGCAGCTGGACCGGCACCGACTACACCAGCAACGACCCGCTCGACACCACCGTCACGCTCGCCTTCCCCGACAGTGAAACAGCGATGCAGTTCTACGAGAGTTGCGAG TCGAGCAAAGAACACAATTCCGCTGAAGATGCTGACACAGAAGCGTAA
- the LOC134804573 gene encoding uncharacterized protein LOC134804573 — translation MEAFIESVRAQPCLWNPLHPDYREIHMKDEAWQCVVDQNNDSSIPNITIAKSEWKKLRDNHRDALKRAKLGKNKLLPAQITTWKYAKHMQFLEPHMKYRITEHIDMEPISDSGSKRQRDVSAPSPSTELSTAAPPAKRRCPDRAIDSDPAPSYRKDPDALESFFNCILKSTREMPPWMQTQVKKNIFAVIIDAEEQLSSRQTGSPDQSCEDLPRENKIKCEVITDDY, via the exons ATGGAAGCCTTCATAGAAAGCGTCCGCGCTCAACCCTGTCTTTGGAACCCACTGCACCCTGACTACAGAGAAATACATATGAAAGACGAAGCCTGGCAATGCGTCGTAGACCAAAACAACGATTCTTCTATCCCTAACA TAACAATTGCAAAATCAGAATGGAAGAAACTGCGAGATAACCACCGAGACGCTTTAAAACGGGCCAAGCTAGGAAAGAATAAATTACTTCCGGCTCAGATAACCACTTGGAAGTACGCTAAACACATGCAATTCCTCGAACCACATATGAAGTATCGTATTACGGAGCATATTGACATGGAACCTATAAGTGACAGTGGATCGAAGCGACAGCGAGATGTGAGCGCGCCCTCTCCTAGTACGGAGCTCAGCACGGCAGCGCCGCCTGCCAAACGGCGGTGCCCCGACCGCGCCATAGACTCAGACCCCGCACCCAGTTATCGAAAAGATCCCGATGCTTTAGAATCCTTCTTCAACTGTATTCTCAAGAGTACAAGAGAAATGCCACCTTGGATGCAAACCCAAGTAAAGAAGAATATATTTGCAGTAATAATAGACGCGGAGGAACAGCTATCGTCTCGTCAGACAGGATCGCCCGACCAAAGCTGCGAAGATCTTCCGAGGGAAAACAAGATTAAGTGTGAAGTAATCACTGACGATTACTGA